The following DNA comes from Streptomyces pristinaespiralis.
AGATCCCCGACTCGCCGGGGGTCTACCGGTTCCGTGACGAGCACCGCCGGGTGATCTACGTCGGCAAGGCCAAGAGCCTGCGCCAGCGCCTCGCCAGCTATTTCCAGGACCTGGCGAACCTGCACCCGCGCACCCGCACCATGGTCACCACCGCGGCCTCCGTCGAGTGGACGGTCGTCTCCACCGAGGTGGAGGCGCTGCAGCTGGAATACTCCTGGATCAAGGAGTACGACCCCCGGTTCAACGTCAAGTACCGCGACGACAAGAGCTATCCGTATCTGGCGGTCACCCTCAACGAGGAGTTCCCGAGGGTGCAGGTCATGCGCGGTGCCAAGCGCAAGGGCGTGCGGTACTTCGGTCCTTACGGGCACGCCTGGGCCATCCGCGAGACCGTCGACCTGATGCTGCGCGTCTTCCCCGTGCGCACCTGCTCCGCGGGCGTCTTCCGCAACCACGTGCAGAAGGGCCGCCCCTGTCTGCTCGGTTACATCGGCAAGTGCTCCGCGCCCTGTGTGGGCCGTGTCACCCCCGAGGAGCACCGCGAACTGGCCGAGGAGTTCTGCGACTTCATGGCCGGCCGCACCGGCACCTACATCCGCCGCCTCGAGAAGCAGATGATGGCGGCCGCCGAGGAGATGGAGTACGAGAAGGCCGCCCGGCTGCGCGACGACATAGGGGCCCTCAAGCGCGCCCTCGAGAAGAACGCGGTGGTGCTGGCCGACGCGACCGACGCCGACCTCATCGCGCTCGCGGAGGACGAGCTGGAGGCCGCCGTGCAGATCTTCCACGTCCGCGGCGGCCGCGTCCGCGGACAGCGCGGCTGGGTCACCGACAAGGTCGAGAACGTGGACACGGCCGGCCTGGTCGAGCACGCGCTCCAGCAGCTGTACGGCGAGGAGAGCGGCGACGCGGTCCCCAAGGAGGTCCTGGTCCCCGCCCTGCCGGAGGACACGGGCGCCGTCACCGAGTGGCTGACCGGCCGGCGCGGCGCGGCCGTCTCCCTGCGCGTTCCGCAGCGCGGCGACAAGAAGGCCCTGATGGAGACGGTCGAGCGCAACGCGCTCCAGGCCCTCGGGCTGCACAAGACCAAGCGCGCCAGCGATCTCACCACCCGCTCCCGTGCCCTGGAGGAGATCGCAGAGGCGCTCGGCCTGGACTCGGCCCCGCTGCGCATCGAGTGCTTCGACATCTCGCACCTCCAGGGCGAGGACGTGGTGGCGTCCATGGTCGTCTTCGAGGACGGCCTCGCCCGCAAGAGCGAGTACCGCCGCTTCCAGATCAAGGGCTTCGAGGGGCAGGACGACGTCCGCTCCATGCACGAGGTGATCACCCGGCGTTTCAAGCGGTACCTCGCGGAGAAGGACCGCACCGGCGAGTGGATCGGCGGTGACGACCCGGTGCACGAGGCGCTGGAGGACGACGGCCGGCCCAAGAAGTTCGCCTACCCGCCGCAGCTGGTCGTCGTCGACGGCGGGCAGCCCCAGGTCGCCGCCGCCAAGCGCGCGCTGGACGAGCTCGGGATCGACGACGTCGCGGTCTGCGGTCTCGCCAAGCGGCTCGAGGAGGTCTGGCTGCCGCACGAGGACGATCCCGTGGTCCTGCCGCGTTCGAGCGAGGGCCTGTATCTCCTCCAGCGGGTGCGTGACACGGCTCACGACTTCGCCATCCGCTATCAGCGCTCCAAGCGGTCCAAGCGCATCAGGACCAGCCCCCTGGACGCGGTCCCCGGTCTCGGGGAGACCAGGAAGCAGGCTCTGATCAAGCATTTCGGTTCGGTCAAGCGCCTGCGGCAGGCGACAATCGAGCAGATCTGCGAGGTTCCCGGCATGGGCCGTAAGACCGCGGAGTCGGTCGTCGTGGCCCTGGCGCAGACGGCGCCGCCCGCGCCCGCCGTGAACACCGCGACAGGAGAGATCATTGAAGAGAGCGACGGGGGCAGCACGACATGACTGAGCACGACGGAGACGGAGCGGCAGACGTGAGTACGGGCAACGGCACCGAGCCCCGTGAGACCACGGCGGACGTGGCCATCCCGGAGCTGGTGATCATCTCCGGTATGTCGGGCGCGGGCCGCAGTACGGCCGCCAAGTGCCTGGAGGACCTCGGCTGGTTCGTCGTCGACAACCTGCCGCCCGCGCTGATCCCCACGATGGTGGAGCTCGGCGCCCGCTCCCAGGGCAATGTCGCCCGGATCGCGGTCGTCGTCGACGTACGCGGCCGGCGCTTCTTCGACAACCTCCGCGAGTCCCTGGCCGACCTGGACGCCAAGCAGGTCACCCGCCGGATCGTCTTCCTGGAGTCCTCGGACGACGCCCTGGTGCGCCGTTTCGAGTCGGTCCGGCGCCCGCACCCGCTGCAGGGCGACGGCCGGATCGTCGACGGCATCGCGGCCGAGCGCGACCTGCTGCGGGAGCTGCGCGGCGACGCCGACCTGGTGATCGACACCTCCGGCCTGAACGTCCACGAGCTGCGCGCCAAGATGGATGCCCAGTTCGCGGGCGACGAGAAGCCCGAGCTGCGGGCCACGGTGATGTCGTTCGGCTTCAAGTACGGCCTGCCCGTCGACGCGGACCTCGTCGTCGACATGCGCTTCCTGCCGAACCCGCACTGGGTGCCGGAGCTGCGTCCCTTCACCGGCCTGAACGAAGAGGTGTCGAACTACGTCTTCAACCAGCCCGGCGCCAAGGAGTTCCTCGACCGCTACACCGAGCTGCTCCAGCTGATCGCCGGCGGGTACCGCCGGGAGGGCAAGCGCTATGTGACCGTCGCCGTCGGCTGCACCGGCGGCAAGCACCGCTCCGTCGCCACCTCGGAGAAGCTCGCCGCCCGTCTGTCCGCCGCCGGTGTCGAGACCGTCGTCGTCCACCGGGACCTGGGGCGCGAGTGACCGGACGCAACCTCCGGCTGCGACGGCTGCGCAGAACCACACGCACGCCGTCGGGCCGGAAGCGCGGAGCCCAGCCCAAGGTCGTCGCCCTCGGCGGCGGGATGGGGCTGTCCGCCTCCCTCACGGCCCTGCGCCGTATCACCGGCGACCTCACCGCGGTCGTCACCGTCGCCGACGACGGCGGTTCCAGCGGCCGGCTCCGTGAGGAGCTCGGCGTGCTGCCGCCCGGCGACCTGCGTAAGGCCCTGGCGGCGCTGTGCGGCGACGACGACTGGGGCCAGACCTGGGCGCGGGTCATCCAGCACCGTTTCCAGTCGCAGGGCGAACTGCACGAGCACGCGGTCGGCAATCTGCTGATCGTGGCGCTGTGGGAGCAGTTCGGTGACCATGTCCAGGCGCTGGACCT
Coding sequences within:
- the rapZ gene encoding RNase adapter RapZ, producing MTEHDGDGAADVSTGNGTEPRETTADVAIPELVIISGMSGAGRSTAAKCLEDLGWFVVDNLPPALIPTMVELGARSQGNVARIAVVVDVRGRRFFDNLRESLADLDAKQVTRRIVFLESSDDALVRRFESVRRPHPLQGDGRIVDGIAAERDLLRELRGDADLVIDTSGLNVHELRAKMDAQFAGDEKPELRATVMSFGFKYGLPVDADLVVDMRFLPNPHWVPELRPFTGLNEEVSNYVFNQPGAKEFLDRYTELLQLIAGGYRREGKRYVTVAVGCTGGKHRSVATSEKLAARLSAAGVETVVVHRDLGRE
- the uvrC gene encoding excinuclease ABC subunit UvrC, whose protein sequence is MADPSSYRPKPGQIPDSPGVYRFRDEHRRVIYVGKAKSLRQRLASYFQDLANLHPRTRTMVTTAASVEWTVVSTEVEALQLEYSWIKEYDPRFNVKYRDDKSYPYLAVTLNEEFPRVQVMRGAKRKGVRYFGPYGHAWAIRETVDLMLRVFPVRTCSAGVFRNHVQKGRPCLLGYIGKCSAPCVGRVTPEEHRELAEEFCDFMAGRTGTYIRRLEKQMMAAAEEMEYEKAARLRDDIGALKRALEKNAVVLADATDADLIALAEDELEAAVQIFHVRGGRVRGQRGWVTDKVENVDTAGLVEHALQQLYGEESGDAVPKEVLVPALPEDTGAVTEWLTGRRGAAVSLRVPQRGDKKALMETVERNALQALGLHKTKRASDLTTRSRALEEIAEALGLDSAPLRIECFDISHLQGEDVVASMVVFEDGLARKSEYRRFQIKGFEGQDDVRSMHEVITRRFKRYLAEKDRTGEWIGGDDPVHEALEDDGRPKKFAYPPQLVVVDGGQPQVAAAKRALDELGIDDVAVCGLAKRLEEVWLPHEDDPVVLPRSSEGLYLLQRVRDTAHDFAIRYQRSKRSKRIRTSPLDAVPGLGETRKQALIKHFGSVKRLRQATIEQICEVPGMGRKTAESVVVALAQTAPPAPAVNTATGEIIEESDGGSTT